One Capricornis sumatraensis isolate serow.1 chromosome 8, serow.2, whole genome shotgun sequence genomic region harbors:
- the LOC138083125 gene encoding interferon-induced transmembrane protein 3-like produces the protein MNRTSQLLFTGAHGAVPPGYEVLKEEHEVAVLGAPQSPAPMTTTVINIRSDTAVPDHIVWSLFNTVFMNWCCLGFVAFAYSVKSRDRKMVGDITGAQSYASTAKCLNICALVLGLLLTVVLIILVSTGSLMIVQAISELIQNYGGH, from the exons ATGAACCGCACGTCCCAGCTCTTATTCACTGGGGCCCACGGTGCGGTGCCCCCAGGCTATGAGGTGCTCAAGGAGGAGCACGAGGTGGCCGTGCTGGGGGCGCCCCAGAGCCCGGCGCCCATGACGACCACGGTGATCAACATCCGCAGCGACACCGCCGTGCCCGACCACATCGTGTGGTCCCTGTTCAACACCGTCTTCATGAACTGGTGCTGCCTGGGCTTCGTGGCATTCGCCTACTCTGTGAAG TCTAGGGACCGGAAGATGGTCGGCGACATCACCGGGGCCCAGAGCTACGCCTCCACCGCCAAGTGCCTGAACATCTGCGCCCTGGTCCTGGGCCTCCTTCTGACTGTCGTCCTCATCATCCTTGTGTCCACCGGCTCCCTGATGATCGTTCAAGCAATCTCGGAGCTCATACAGAACTACGGAGGCCACTAG
- the LOC138083053 gene encoding interferon-induced transmembrane protein 1-like: MALLLTGRPRPGHHRPQPHTQRSLPPPRTSPNETVRKRNYWAGPPPRPLCSCLYPDLICTGSASGNTRLDPAPLLQRLVPSAPEMLKEEHEVAVLGAPQSQVAMLGAPQSPAPVTATVINIRSDTAVPDHIVWSLFNTVFMNWCCLGFVAFAYSVKSRDRKMVGDITGAQSYASTAKCLNIWALVLGIFLTIGSIVVLVFIYVAVYRTALEIMKNRGY; the protein is encoded by the exons ATGGCCTTGCTCCTAACAGGACGGCCCAGGCCTGGCCATCACCGCCCACAGCCTCACACACAG CGGTCCCTCCCACCTCCGAGGACCAGCCCAAACGAAACAGTCAGGAAACGAAACTACTGGGCAGGCCCGCCCCCCAGGCCCCTTTGCTCCTGCCTATATCCGGACCTCATCTGCACCGGCTCTGCCTCCGGGAACACACGTCTCGATCCTGCTCCTTTGCTTCAGCGCCTGGTTCCCTCTGCGCCAGAGATGCTCAAGGAGGAGCACGAGGTGGCCGTGCTGGGGGCGCCCCAGAGCCAGGTGGCCATGCTGGGGGCGCCCCAGAGCCCTGCGCCCGTGACGGCCACGGTGATCAACATCCGCAGCGACACCGCCGTGCCCGACCACATTGTGTGGTCCCTGTTCAACACCGTCTTCATGAACTGGTGCTGCCTGGGCTTCGTGGCATTCGCCTACTCTGTGAAG TCTAGGGACCGGAAGATGGTCGGCGACATCACTGGGGCCCAGAGCTACGCCTCCACCGCCAAGTGCCTGAACATCTGGGCCCTGGTCctgggcatctttctgaccatTGGATCGATCGTTGTTCTCGTGTTCATCTACGTGGCAGTCTACCGTACGGCTTTGGAGATAATGAAAAATAGAGGCTACTAG